One genomic region from Methanocaldococcus fervens AG86 encodes:
- a CDS encoding FkbM family methyltransferase, whose protein sequence is MGANIGVATLYFKTLYPNSKIYAFEPVPETFELLKKNVGNLEGVEIFPYAVGSEGEITISYSEAGDVLSHKNGNLKKNVVVKSISIKKFIEENKINHIDILKLDIEGSEIEVLRDLKDNFNIIDNIVMEWHYSIEDFKNLSKELNLKKYYNIQISNNIIKLTRD, encoded by the coding sequence TTGGGAGCAAATATTGGAGTGGCAACATTATATTTTAAAACACTCTATCCAAATAGCAAAATATATGCCTTTGAACCAGTTCCAGAAACTTTTGAACTACTAAAAAAGAATGTTGGTAACTTAGAGGGAGTTGAAATATTTCCTTATGCAGTAGGTAGTGAAGGAGAAATTACCATAAGTTATTCAGAAGCTGGAGATGTTCTATCTCATAAAAATGGAAACTTAAAAAAGAATGTGGTTGTGAAATCAATATCTATCAAAAAATTCATAGAAGAAAACAAAATAAATCATATAGATATATTGAAACTTGATATTGAAGGTTCAGAAATTGAAGTTTTAAGGGATTTAAAAGATAATTTTAATATCATTGACAATATAGTTATGGAATGGCACTATTCAATTGAAGATTTTAAAAATCTCTCAAAAGAATTAAATTTAAAAAAATATTATAACATCCAAATCAGTAATAACATAATCAAACTTACAAGGGATTAG
- a CDS encoding glycosyltransferase translates to MKKIKLGVIYALPEKYATSIRIKNLTERLENVEIIKIQPNNWPNNLFGKILVIIKNCLKVLNPKFKPDVVYASAPLIASSIPAILAKKIKKIPLIIDWDDCFVDFSKYKPKPWNLCYWEYLAVKNADKVVVVSDKLKELAMFLGKKEEDIEYIPNGVDLNLFNPEKYKEDRIKIRKKYKIKDDEIVVGFVGNINDLGNNNFVGKDVVNCAIKLKKEGILDKFRFLIVGFGSGLNLFKDYVKKNEIKDRFIFTGYVKHEDIPKYISAMDVALIPVGKNFTDLTRSSCKLKEFMAMEKIVITVNFGSFKKETINGKYALLVDNNEDFHKILKMLDKHKYINKNLRNYIKQNYDYKILSERLENIIFEVVKNCKKCKF, encoded by the coding sequence ATGAAAAAAATAAAGTTGGGAGTTATATATGCATTACCAGAAAAATATGCAACCTCTATAAGAATAAAAAATCTAACTGAAAGATTAGAAAATGTTGAAATTATAAAAATTCAGCCAAATAACTGGCCAAATAATTTGTTTGGAAAAATATTAGTAATTATAAAAAACTGCCTTAAAGTTTTAAATCCTAAATTTAAGCCAGATGTTGTTTATGCTTCTGCTCCATTAATTGCAAGTTCAATTCCTGCAATTTTAGCTAAAAAAATTAAAAAAATCCCACTAATAATTGATTGGGATGATTGCTTTGTGGATTTTTCAAAATATAAACCAAAACCTTGGAATTTATGTTATTGGGAATATTTGGCTGTTAAAAATGCTGATAAAGTTGTTGTTGTTAGTGATAAGTTAAAGGAACTTGCCATGTTTTTAGGAAAAAAGGAAGAAGATATCGAATACATTCCAAATGGTGTTGATTTAAATCTATTTAATCCTGAAAAATATAAAGAAGATAGGATAAAAATAAGAAAAAAGTATAAAATCAAAGATGATGAAATTGTCGTTGGATTTGTTGGAAATATCAATGATTTAGGAAATAACAATTTTGTTGGGAAAGATGTTGTTAATTGTGCAATAAAATTAAAAAAAGAAGGAATTTTAGATAAATTCAGGTTTTTGATTGTAGGTTTTGGAAGTGGATTGAACTTATTTAAAGATTATGTTAAAAAGAACGAGATAAAAGATAGATTTATATTTACAGGATATGTTAAACATGAAGATATTCCTAAATACATTAGTGCAATGGATGTTGCTTTGATTCCTGTTGGTAAAAATTTCACTGATTTGACACGAAGTTCTTGTAAGTTAAAAGAATTTATGGCTATGGAAAAAATTGTAATTACAGTAAATTTCGGTTCTTTTAAAAAAGAGACCATTAATGGAAAATATGCATTATTAGTAGATAATAACGAAGATTTTCACAAAATATTAAAAATGTTGGATAAACATAAATATATTAATAAAAATTTAAGGAATTATATAAAACAGAATTATGATTACAAAATATTGAGTGAAAGATTAGAAAATATAATTTTTGAAGTGGTTAAAAATTGCAAAAAATGTAAATTTTAA
- a CDS encoding UDP-glucuronic acid decarboxylase family protein produces MKTILVTGGAGFIGTNLIKRLLEDNNKVICIDNNYTGRFENIKQFLNNPNFKFIKHDITKPIKIEKEIDEIYNLACPASPPHYQKSPIFTLNTSIFGIINILELAKKHNAKVLHASTSEVYGNPLEHPQKESYWGNVNPIGPRACYDEGKRVAETYCYEYWKSFGLDIRIVRIFNTYGPYVDPNDGRVVSNFIIQALKNEPLTVYGDGKQTRSFQYIDDLVEGMLKYMEVDKNKLENKLKDKFNWDTVPVLNMGNPEEFTILELAYKVLELIPESESDIVFKPLPKDDPVRRRPDITMAKEVLGWEPKVKLEEGLKKTIEYFRELFIRKGV; encoded by the coding sequence ATGAAAACAATATTGGTTACTGGTGGAGCTGGCTTTATTGGAACTAATTTAATAAAAAGATTATTAGAAGATAATAACAAAGTTATCTGCATAGACAATAATTATACTGGAAGGTTTGAGAACATAAAACAATTCTTAAATAATCCTAACTTTAAGTTTATTAAACATGATATAACAAAACCTATTAAAATTGAGAAAGAAATAGATGAGATTTACAACTTGGCTTGTCCTGCTTCACCTCCACATTATCAAAAAAGTCCAATTTTCACATTGAATACTTCTATCTTTGGCATAATTAATATTTTAGAGTTGGCAAAAAAACATAATGCTAAAGTTTTACATGCTTCAACTTCAGAAGTTTATGGAAATCCGTTAGAACATCCTCAAAAAGAGAGTTACTGGGGAAATGTTAATCCTATTGGACCAAGAGCTTGTTATGATGAAGGAAAAAGAGTTGCAGAAACTTATTGTTATGAGTATTGGAAAAGCTTTGGATTAGATATTAGGATTGTTAGAATTTTTAATACTTATGGTCCATATGTGGATCCAAACGATGGGAGGGTTGTTAGTAACTTTATAATTCAAGCATTAAAAAATGAGCCATTAACTGTTTATGGAGATGGAAAACAGACAAGAAGTTTTCAATACATTGATGATTTAGTTGAGGGAATGTTGAAATATATGGAAGTAGATAAAAATAAATTAGAAAATAAATTAAAAGATAAATTTAATTGGGATACTGTCCCTGTGTTAAATATGGGCAATCCAGAAGAATTTACTATCTTAGAATTAGCTTATAAGGTTTTAGAATTAATTCCCGAGAGTGAAAGTGACATTGTATTTAAACCACTACCAAAAGATGACCCAGTTAGGAGGAGACCGGATATAACGATGGCTAAGGAAGTTTTGGGTTGGGAGCCTAAAGTTAAGTTAGAGGAGGGATTGAAAAAAACTATTGAGTATTTTAGAGAATTATTCATTAGAAAGGGTGTTTAA
- a CDS encoding UDP-glucose dehydrogenase family protein yields MKISVIGTGYVGLIQAVGLAEFGFNVVGIDIDETKVKQLNKGKCPLYEEGLEELLKKHINKNLTFTTSYEPIKDSDVIFLCVGTPQDRDGNADLRFLFSAVEKIKETISKDDYKVIVIKSTVPVGTNRKVKELLSEYNVDVVSNPEFLREGIAVYDFFNPERIVLGFENLKNKKPIKIMESIYYCFKEKNIPFVITNWETAELIKYASNAFLATKLSFINELAKLSDKVGADIKTVSYAMGLDPRIGNKFLNAGIGYGGSCFPKDVKALIKQFENNNIDPILIKATDKVNEEQIKWFFEKIKNYYGDLNGKVFAVLGLAFKPNTDDLRESRAIKLIDILLEEGTIVKGFDYVKKARENTINMYKFDKTKAFYGYNLYILDDLYETVKDVDGIIITVEYDRFNKEDWEKIANLVKEKVIFDGRNILNVEKIKKLGFRYHGVGR; encoded by the coding sequence ATGAAAATTTCAGTTATAGGAACTGGTTATGTTGGTTTGATTCAGGCAGTGGGTTTAGCTGAGTTTGGTTTCAATGTTGTTGGAATTGATATTGACGAAACAAAGGTAAAACAATTAAATAAGGGAAAATGTCCGTTATACGAAGAGGGTTTAGAAGAGTTATTGAAAAAACATATAAATAAAAATCTAACATTTACAACTTCTTATGAACCGATAAAGGATTCTGATGTTATCTTTTTATGTGTTGGGACACCACAGGATAGAGATGGAAATGCTGATTTGAGATTTTTATTTTCAGCTGTTGAGAAGATAAAGGAAACAATAAGTAAGGATGATTATAAGGTTATTGTTATAAAATCAACTGTCCCAGTAGGGACAAATAGGAAGGTTAAAGAACTTTTAAGTGAATATAATGTTGATGTTGTCTCAAATCCAGAGTTTTTGAGGGAGGGTATAGCAGTATATGATTTTTTCAATCCGGAGAGGATTGTTTTAGGTTTTGAAAATTTGAAAAATAAGAAGCCAATAAAGATAATGGAAAGCATATATTATTGTTTCAAAGAGAAAAATATTCCTTTTGTAATAACAAATTGGGAAACAGCAGAGTTAATAAAATATGCATCAAATGCTTTTTTAGCGACAAAGTTATCTTTTATAAATGAGTTGGCAAAATTATCTGATAAAGTTGGGGCGGATATAAAAACAGTAAGTTATGCTATGGGTTTAGACCCGAGAATTGGAAATAAATTCTTAAATGCAGGAATTGGGTATGGTGGGAGCTGTTTTCCGAAAGATGTTAAAGCACTGATAAAACAATTTGAAAATAACAACATAGATCCGATATTAATTAAAGCGACTGACAAAGTTAATGAAGAGCAGATAAAGTGGTTTTTCGAAAAGATTAAAAACTATTATGGAGATTTGAATGGGAAAGTTTTTGCTGTTTTGGGATTGGCATTTAAACCAAACACTGATGATTTAAGAGAAAGTAGGGCTATAAAGTTAATTGATATTCTATTGGAAGAAGGTACAATAGTTAAGGGCTTTGATTATGTAAAAAAAGCAAGGGAAAATACCATCAATATGTATAAATTTGATAAGACAAAAGCATTTTATGGGTATAATTTATATATATTGGATGATTTGTATGAAACAGTTAAAGATGTTGATGGAATAATAATAACTGTTGAGTATGATAGGTTTAATAAAGAAGATTGGGAAAAAATAGCAAACTTAGTTAAAGAAAAAGTCATATTCGATGGGAGGAATATTTTAAATGTTGAAAAGATTAAAAAATTAGGATTCAGATATCATGGAGTGGGAAGATGA
- a CDS encoding flippase — protein MNYKERAIKGISWNFLLLILAAPIGYLVRMLYANEIPKLEVGLFYAVLDFCCMVAIFKDLGLSAALVRYIPKFLHEKRKDLVKSAIISVGILQSSVSLIITILIILLAPFIAKYYINNQGQFTGHLDLVIDILVILSIGYWFQSIVDIISNSIQGFQNQKYFGTINFVRISLILILSVIFIYIFGMHNAFAPTYAYTITPILLILIYGHIFIKKIFPEFFKEKLLFSKKLIKDLFSYGLPVMLGSAGSLVLGYVDGICLTYFTGLNAVADYRNVAMPTVSILSYFASAVSSVLFPLSSELWEKGYKEALGYGVERICLYSFVLVLPVAILMAYFPEVIINLFFNPQYLSAVPAIRILSLGTIFLTLNNIGFTVLNGIGKPMLSTKILYFGAIFNLMFNILLIPKLGIVGASLTTVFGYLLMWVLQAWYLSRFLNYSFLIKKWILSLLVSIFSLIPLILITKIINNIILQLIVGGVVYFGIYLVGILGLKIIDIKEIFSVIKNFRGFK, from the coding sequence TTGAATTATAAGGAGAGGGCTATAAAAGGCATTAGTTGGAATTTTTTGTTATTAATTTTGGCAGCACCAATTGGATATTTAGTTAGAATGCTCTATGCAAATGAAATTCCTAAGTTAGAGGTTGGTTTATTTTATGCTGTTTTGGACTTTTGCTGTATGGTTGCTATTTTTAAGGATTTGGGGTTAAGTGCGGCATTAGTTAGATATATTCCAAAATTTTTACATGAGAAGAGGAAGGATTTGGTTAAATCAGCAATAATTAGTGTTGGAATTTTGCAGAGTTCTGTTTCTTTGATTATAACAATTTTGATAATTTTGTTAGCTCCATTTATTGCTAAGTATTATATAAACAATCAAGGGCAATTTACCGGGCATTTGGATTTAGTTATTGATATTTTGGTTATTTTGAGTATTGGATATTGGTTTCAGAGTATTGTGGATATTATATCTAATTCTATACAAGGTTTTCAAAATCAAAAATACTTTGGAACAATAAATTTTGTTAGAATTTCTTTAATTTTGATTTTATCAGTAATATTTATTTACATATTTGGAATGCATAATGCTTTTGCTCCAACTTACGCTTACACCATAACTCCAATTTTATTAATTTTGATTTATGGCCATATATTTATTAAAAAGATATTTCCAGAATTTTTTAAAGAGAAGCTTTTATTTTCAAAAAAGTTGATTAAGGACTTGTTTTCTTATGGATTGCCTGTTATGTTAGGAAGTGCAGGAAGTTTGGTTTTAGGATATGTTGATGGGATTTGCTTAACTTACTTTACTGGATTAAATGCTGTTGCTGATTATAGAAATGTTGCTATGCCTACTGTTTCTATATTAAGTTATTTTGCCTCTGCTGTTAGCTCTGTTCTCTTTCCACTAAGTTCTGAGTTGTGGGAAAAGGGTTATAAAGAGGCATTGGGCTATGGAGTTGAGAGAATATGTCTATACTCTTTTGTTTTAGTTCTTCCAGTGGCAATATTAATGGCATATTTTCCAGAGGTTATTATAAATCTATTTTTTAATCCTCAATATTTATCTGCTGTTCCAGCTATAAGGATTTTAAGTTTAGGAACTATATTTTTAACTTTAAATAACATTGGATTTACAGTTTTAAATGGTATTGGGAAACCAATGTTATCTACTAAGATTTTATATTTTGGAGCTATTTTTAATTTGATGTTTAATATTTTATTGATTCCTAAGTTAGGAATTGTTGGAGCTTCTTTAACTACTGTTTTTGGCTATTTATTAATGTGGGTTTTGCAGGCATGGTATTTAAGTAGGTTTTTGAATTATTCATTTTTAATTAAAAAGTGGATATTATCACTTTTAGTTTCGATTTTTAGTTTAATTCCTTTAATATTAATAACGAAAATTATAAATAACATTATTTTGCAGTTAATTGTTGGGGGGGTAGTTTATTTTGGTATTTACTTAGTTGGAATATTAGGACTGAAAATAATTGACATTAAGGAAATTTTTAGTGTGATAAAAAATTTTAGGGGATTTAAATGA
- a CDS encoding ATP-binding protein, translating to MKFFNREREINEILRILNREPDDIYFIYGPLNSGKTALINHIINNELKKSNKKYAVFYVNFREYDISSMDNFVEALFEIDENSKEKTIKSYIESFTKSVNDIINLYYGIKVPEPILNKLFGEKEKGRLVFKFIRDLFMSLNKKGVQPVFILDELQMIKDIVMNGKKPLLKSLFQFLVSLTKERHIAHCLCLSSDSLFIEYVYNTGELEGRAKYLLVDDFDKETALKFMDFLAIEENINLTNEDKELIYSYVGGKAKDIKYVVEESTFKDLREVLDFMLNDEISKLDMFLEVLDYSKPKIEIGNKVIEIKKEDIIKALKLFKDEYEVNKKDISLPVYVYLVKKNILFLNPQKGILKPQSFLIWNAIKKLV from the coding sequence ATGAAATTCTTCAACAGAGAGAGGGAGATTAATGAGATACTTCGAATTTTAAATAGGGAGCCTGATGATATTTATTTTATATATGGTCCGTTAAACAGTGGTAAAACTGCTCTAATAAACCACATAATAAACAATGAATTGAAAAAATCCAATAAAAAATATGCTGTCTTTTATGTTAATTTTAGGGAGTATGATATTTCATCGATGGATAATTTTGTCGAGGCATTATTTGAGATAGACGAAAATTCAAAAGAAAAGACAATAAAATCGTATATAGAAAGCTTTACAAAGAGCGTAAATGATATTATAAATCTATACTATGGTATAAAAGTCCCAGAGCCAATATTAAATAAATTATTTGGAGAAAAGGAAAAAGGAAGATTAGTTTTTAAGTTTATTAGAGATTTGTTTATGAGTTTAAATAAGAAGGGAGTTCAACCAGTATTCATTTTAGATGAGTTGCAGATGATTAAAGATATTGTTATGAACGGTAAAAAGCCTTTGTTAAAAAGTTTATTCCAATTTTTGGTTTCTTTAACAAAGGAGAGGCACATAGCACACTGTCTTTGTCTAAGTTCTGATAGTTTGTTTATTGAGTATGTTTATAACACTGGAGAGTTGGAGGGGAGGGCTAAGTATCTATTAGTAGATGATTTTGATAAAGAAACTGCTTTAAAATTTATGGATTTTTTAGCAATAGAAGAAAATATTAACTTAACTAACGAAGATAAAGAGCTAATTTATTCTTATGTTGGAGGGAAGGCAAAGGATATAAAGTATGTTGTTGAAGAAAGCACATTTAAAGACCTAAGAGAGGTTTTGGACTTTATGCTAAACGATGAGATTTCTAAATTGGATATGTTTTTAGAGGTTTTAGATTATTCAAAACCAAAAATAGAGATTGGTAATAAAGTTATTGAGATTAAAAAAGAGGATATAATAAAGGCATTAAAATTATTTAAAGATGAATATGAAGTTAATAAAAAAGACATATCTTTGCCAGTTTATGTTTATCTAGTTAAGAAAAATATCTTATTCCTAAATCCACAAAAAGGAATTTTAAAGCCACAATCATTTTTAATCTGGAATGCAATAAAGAAGTTGGTATAA
- a CDS encoding ATP-binding protein produces MKFFNREKEMEYILHILNREPDDIYFIYGPINSGKTALINEIINNRLNKDKYVVFYFDLREIFISKYDDFIEVLFEEYEYDKKPTEVIKSLIKDIPSLYGIPIPKNTLEEILKKKTTKNVFRYITNVLMDIKKEGKQSIIIIDELQKIGDLKLNGFLIYELFNYFVSLTKHKHLCHVFCLSSDSLFIERVYSEAMLYGRCKYILVDDFDKETAIKFMDFLSEEILNKKLSDNEKELIYSYVGGKPKDIKYVVEESSIRNLKEVLKEMLRDEIQKLKYFLEDVEEEDKELYNKVVDALRLFKEAYEVEDIKIPKKIREFLVKKNVLFLNPQKGILKPQSYLVWNAIKGLL; encoded by the coding sequence ATGAAGTTTTTTAACAGAGAAAAAGAGATGGAGTATATTTTACATATTTTAAATAGAGAGCCGGACGATATTTATTTTATTTATGGTCCTATAAATTCAGGAAAAACTGCCTTAATTAATGAGATTATTAATAATAGATTAAATAAAGACAAATATGTTGTATTTTACTTTGATTTGAGAGAGATTTTTATTTCAAAATATGATGATTTCATTGAAGTATTGTTTGAAGAGTATGAGTATGATAAAAAACCGACAGAAGTAATAAAAAGCTTAATAAAAGATATTCCTTCTTTGTATGGTATTCCTATTCCAAAAAATACTTTAGAGGAAATTTTAAAGAAAAAAACAACTAAAAATGTTTTTAGGTATATAACTAATGTATTAATGGACATTAAAAAAGAAGGAAAACAATCAATAATTATTATTGATGAACTACAAAAAATTGGGGATTTAAAATTAAATGGATTTTTAATCTACGAGTTGTTCAATTATTTTGTCTCCTTAACTAAGCATAAGCATCTATGTCATGTTTTCTGCCTAAGTTCTGATAGTTTATTCATTGAGAGGGTTTATAGTGAGGCAATGTTATATGGTAGATGTAAATATATTTTAGTGGATGACTTTGATAAAGAGACAGCAATAAAATTTATGGACTTTTTATCTGAGGAGATTTTAAATAAAAAACTATCTGATAATGAAAAGGAGTTAATATATTCTTATGTGGGGGGAAAGCCAAAAGATATAAAGTATGTTGTTGAAGAGAGTAGCATTAGAAATTTAAAAGAAGTTTTAAAGGAAATGCTTAGAGATGAGATTCAAAAATTAAAATATTTCTTAGAGGATGTTGAAGAAGAGGATAAAGAGCTTTACAATAAGGTTGTTGATGCATTAAGATTGTTTAAGGAAGCTTATGAAGTTGAAGATATAAAAATACCTAAGAAAATTAGAGAGTTTTTAGTTAAAAAGAATGTCCTATTTTTAAATCCACAAAAAGGGATTTTAAAACCTCAGAGTTATTTGGTTTGGAATGCGATAAAGGGATTGTTATAA
- a CDS encoding nucleotidyltransferase domain-containing protein, which translates to MCIIGNKIKKVILFGSYARGDYNEESDIDILVIGDIKLDDIIDLVVDIMVKYGILINVIIKSENEFNKLRYSSFYSTILNEGVEIL; encoded by the coding sequence ATATGCATAATTGGAAATAAAATAAAGAAGGTTATTTTATTTGGTTCTTATGCAAGAGGGGATTATAACGAAGAGAGCGATATTGACATTTTAGTTATTGGAGATATCAAATTAGATGATATTATAGATTTAGTTGTTGATATTATGGTTAAATACGGGATTTTAATCAATGTTATAATTAAAAGTGAAAATGAATTCAATAAATTAAGATATAGTAGTTTTTACTCAACAATTTTAAATGAAGGTGTTGAGATTTTATAA
- a CDS encoding D-glycero-alpha-D-manno-heptose-1,7-bisphosphate 7-phosphatase produces MYTRSVKEYWANIKIIFWDIMNKAIFLDRDGVINKRLIGDYVKKIEEFKLLPKVREALVEFKKMGYLLIVVTNQQGVAKGVMTEEDLKVIHDYMLKLLPEIDDIFYCPHLEGTCNCRKPRNGMLLKAREKWGIDFKKSWMIGDSERDIICGKSVGCKTIRILYEDEETEADFIAKSLYDCVEIIKNSG; encoded by the coding sequence ATTTATACCAGAAGTGTTAAAGAGTATTGGGCTAATATTAAGATAATTTTTTGGGATATTATGAATAAAGCAATTTTTTTAGATAGGGATGGGGTTATCAATAAACGACTAATTGGGGACTACGTTAAAAAAATAGAGGAGTTTAAATTACTACCAAAAGTTAGGGAGGCGTTAGTTGAATTTAAAAAAATGGGTTATCTGTTGATAGTTGTAACCAATCAGCAGGGAGTTGCCAAAGGTGTTATGACAGAAGAAGATTTAAAAGTTATTCATGATTACATGCTTAAATTACTGCCAGAGATTGATGACATCTTTTATTGCCCACATTTGGAGGGAACTTGCAATTGCAGAAAGCCAAGAAACGGTATGCTTTTAAAGGCAAGGGAAAAATGGGGTATTGACTTTAAAAAAAGTTGGATGATTGGAGATAGTGAAAGGGATATAATCTGCGGAAAGAGTGTTGGATGTAAGACAATAAGGATTCTTTATGAGGATGAAGAAACAGAAGCGGATTTTATTGCTAAAAGTTTGTATGATTGTGTTGAGATTATAAAAAATAGCGGTTAA
- a CDS encoding bifunctional heptose 7-phosphate kinase/heptose 1-phosphate adenyltransferase, whose product MIIVLGEVMLDKYTYGKVERINPEAPVPILNVVEERYTLGGAGNVANNISSLNHDVFLISILNHDEFGKCIEELCNENNIKYCFVSDGRPTIVKHRFVAMGYNQQLLRVDYEKIYPINDNLAKKILEVIKNLNGESKILIISDYAKGLITEELMDGIKKEFKGKILVDPKPKNIEFYKDVYLIKPNLKEASQILGREIENKNNELEKAGLELVDKYNSNFVITRSEKGATLITLDGDIFHIPTEVKEVHDVSGAGDTFIAVLGYALDKGYDLVDAVKLANKASSIVVGKVGTATVSLDELFGEE is encoded by the coding sequence ATGATAATTGTTTTAGGAGAGGTTATGCTTGATAAATATACCTATGGAAAGGTTGAAAGGATAAATCCAGAAGCTCCTGTTCCAATATTAAATGTTGTTGAGGAAAGATATACCTTAGGAGGAGCTGGAAATGTTGCAAACAATATATCTTCCTTAAATCACGATGTGTTTTTAATAAGCATATTAAACCACGATGAGTTTGGGAAATGTATTGAAGAGTTATGTAATGAGAATAATATTAAATATTGTTTTGTTTCTGATGGGAGACCAACGATAGTGAAGCATAGATTTGTTGCTATGGGTTATAATCAACAGTTGCTTAGGGTTGATTATGAAAAAATTTATCCAATAAATGATAACTTAGCTAAAAAAATCTTAGAAGTTATTAAAAATCTCAATGGAGAATCAAAGATATTAATAATCTCTGATTATGCGAAAGGATTGATTACAGAAGAACTTATGGATGGCATAAAAAAAGAATTTAAGGGAAAAATCTTAGTAGATCCAAAACCAAAAAACATAGAATTTTATAAGGATGTTTATTTGATAAAACCTAATTTAAAAGAAGCTTCCCAAATTTTAGGAAGGGAGATAGAGAATAAAAATAATGAATTGGAAAAAGCTGGATTGGAATTGGTTGATAAATACAATTCAAACTTTGTTATAACAAGAAGTGAAAAAGGAGCTACTTTAATAACACTTGATGGAGACATCTTCCATATCCCAACAGAAGTTAAAGAGGTTCATGACGTTTCAGGGGCTGGAGATACATTTATTGCTGTTTTGGGTTATGCCTTAGATAAGGGTTATGATTTAGTTGATGCGGTTAAATTGGCAAATAAGGCAAGTTCAATTGTTGTTGGAAAGGTTGGAACTGCAACAGTTAGTTTAGATGAGTTATTTGGTGAGGAATAA
- the rfaE2 gene encoding D-glycero-beta-D-manno-heptose 1-phosphate adenylyltransferase: MIIGDRKLLKSIVRELKSQNLKIVFTNGCFDILHRGHIEYLNKAKKLGDVLIVGINSDESVKKIKGDKRPIIPLYSRAYVLDNLKAVDFVVPFDEETPIELIKIIKPDVHVKGGDYKEEDLPEAEIVKGYGGEIKIIPLIEGYSTTKIIKWILNKYK; encoded by the coding sequence ATGATAATTGGGGATAGAAAATTATTAAAAAGTATAGTTAGAGAATTAAAAAGCCAGAATTTAAAAATTGTCTTTACCAATGGCTGTTTTGATATACTCCATAGGGGGCATATTGAATATTTAAATAAGGCAAAAAAGTTGGGAGATGTTTTAATAGTTGGGATAAATTCAGATGAATCAGTAAAAAAGATAAAAGGAGATAAAAGACCTATAATTCCTTTGTATTCAAGAGCTTATGTTTTAGATAACTTGAAGGCAGTTGATTTTGTTGTCCCTTTTGATGAAGAAACCCCGATAGAATTGATAAAAATCATTAAACCAGATGTTCATGTGAAAGGTGGGGATTATAAAGAGGAGGATTTACCAGAGGCAGAGATTGTTAAAGGTTATGGTGGTGAGATAAAAATAATTCCTTTAATTGAGGGTTATTCAACAACAAAAATAATTAAGTGGATTTTAAATAAGTATAAATAA
- the gmhA gene encoding D-sedoheptulose 7-phosphate isomerase produces MKKYFEESANVKLKFIEENEEKLKKAIDVIYNALKEGNKILICGNGGSASDSQHFAAEIVGRFKLERKGMPAIALTTDTSILTAISNDYGFDRIFERQVEALGKEGDILVGISTSGNSENVIKAVDKAKEMGIYTIGLLGKSGGKLKDIVDLALIVPSNDTARIQECHLTIYHVICEEVEKRLFG; encoded by the coding sequence ATGAAAAAGTATTTCGAGGAAAGTGCAAATGTAAAGTTAAAATTTATTGAAGAAAATGAAGAGAAGTTAAAAAAAGCTATTGATGTTATATATAATGCATTAAAAGAGGGAAATAAAATCTTAATTTGTGGAAATGGTGGTTCAGCAAGTGATTCCCAACATTTTGCCGCTGAAATCGTAGGAAGGTTTAAATTGGAAAGGAAAGGTATGCCTGCAATTGCATTAACAACTGACACATCAATTTTAACAGCTATTAGTAATGATTATGGTTTTGACAGAATTTTTGAGAGGCAAGTTGAGGCGTTGGGAAAAGAGGGAGATATTTTAGTTGGAATATCTACAAGTGGAAACTCAGAGAATGTTATAAAGGCGGTTGATAAAGCTAAGGAAATGGGAATTTATACAATTGGATTGTTGGGAAAGAGTGGGGGAAAATTAAAGGATATTGTTGATTTAGCTTTAATAGTCCCTTCTAATGACACAGCAAGGATACAAGAGTGTCATCTGACAATTTATCATGTTATATGTGAAGAGGTTGAGAAGAGGTTGTTTGGTTAA